In the genome of Megalops cyprinoides isolate fMegCyp1 chromosome 7, fMegCyp1.pri, whole genome shotgun sequence, one region contains:
- the fgd gene encoding faciogenital dysplasia isoform X1 gives MQGVSTTELPPSAVQSKCGPAHSPLLGRGALPPPRPCHSRPAGRHCPDPATASRRQKPQVPPKPPHLLGAGQDKRHKWIPPAPSRPLPATPPPKPNKTPTPPGREVEREAVKSVCLLIEKFENSRVPILGVHRRTQLHLSLSMDTPPDSTEPPELRPGTRDSGDAASAEKLALGVPDRMGDVTDLSGFGALRIDGVSTAGDGGRDEDTASRNADANGTEGSCELSDNQASEQNGNGKIPNRDSGIDSPSCNVEGEVFPNEDAIDEEDLNESVTETETEMESEAKGCVAMDNKRDSTQDEDSDMDEGSSGEQESADVPKSEQVAEASKCTESQKLLNIARELLQTEEAYVKRLHLLDQVFCTKLTEAGIPHDVITGIFSNIASIYCFHCQFLLPDLKKRITEEWNSNPRIGDILQKLAPFMKMYGEYVKNFDRAMDLVNTWTQRHSQFKSVVQNIQKQDVCGNLTLQHHMLEPVQRIPRYELLLKDYLKKLPEDALDRKDAEKALELISTAANHSNAAIRKMEKMHKLLEVYERLGGEEDIVNPANELIKEGHIKKMSAKNGTAQDRYLYLFNNMVLYCVPKLRLMGQKFSVRERIDIAGMEVQEKVKHNLPHTFVINGKQRSLELQARTEEEKKDWIQVILATIERHKQNSETFNKAFNSSFSREEDQPDSPGPWNNTSIDSDGGGLHERKSSRKKEKEKQTCKGCNESFHSITKRRHHCKACGAAICGKCSETKISENKASRVCRECFNGMGSQGPEGPGAAGEQRKKAGVEKQNSLGTENCLFCSHLQVQEKGKSWTKAWAAVTKTEPLVLYLQMSGQESRGARAFPLVGYEVSVPADKQEMKHVFRLSQSQHTLLLSAQDSELQTKWVELLTRAAKGEAPAEIPVSQAELRKSQ, from the exons AGCTCCCCCCGTCTGCGGTTCAGAGTAAGTGTGGACCTGCCCACTCCCCGCTGCTCGGAAGGGGCGCTCTCCCACCCCCCAGACCATGTCACAGCCGTCCAGCCGGGAGGCACTGCCCCGACCCTGCCACCGCATCGAGGAGGCAAAAACCCCAAG TACCCCCTAAACCCCCGCACCTGCTCGGAGCGGGACAGGACAAGAGACACAAGTGGATTCCGCCTGCCCCCTCACGACCACTGCCTGCCACCCCACCGCCCAAACCCAAcaagacccccacccccccagggagggaggtggagagggaggctgtCAAAAGTGTCTGCCTGCTCATCGAGAAGTTTGAAAACTCCAG AGTGCCGATTCTCGGTGTTCACCGGAGAACTCAGCTGCATCTGTCCCTGAGCATGGACACCCCGCCGGACTCCACGGAGCCGCCGGAGCTGCGGCCGGGGACGAGGGACTCCGGCGACGCCGCCTCGGCTGAAAAACTTGCACTCGGCGTCCCCGACAGGATGGGGGACGTCACGGACCTCTCCGGTTTCGGCGCGCTGCGGATCGACGGCGTGAGCACCGCGGGCGACGGCGGGCGGGACGAGGACACTGCCAGCCGCAACGCCGACGCCAACGGCACCGAGGGCTCCTGTGAGCTCAGCGACAATCAGGCCTCGGAGCAGAATGGGAACGGCAAAATCCCCAACAGGGACAGCGGGATCGACAGCCCGTCCTGCAACGTGGAGGGCGAGGTGTTCCCCAACGAGGACGCCATCGACGAGGAGGACCTGAACGAGAGCGTGACGGAGACCGAGACGGAGATGGAGAGCGAAGCCAAGGGCTGCGTAGCCATGGACAACAAGAGGGACTCCACACAGGATGAGGACAGTGACATGGATGAGGGTAGCAGCGGGGAGCAGGAAAGCGCAGACGTGCCAAAGAGCGAGCAGGTGGCGGAAGCGTCCAAG tGCACAGAGTCTCAGAAACTCCTCAATATTGCCAGAGAGCTCCTGCAAACAGAGGAGGCCTACGTCAAGAGGCTTCACCTCCTGGACCAG GTATTTTGCACTAAATTAACAGAAGCTGGAATTCCGCACGACGTGATCACTGGAATCTTCTCCAACATAGCCTCCATCTACTGCTTCCACTGCCAGTTCCTCCTGCCGGACCTGAAGAAGCGGATCACCGAAGAGTG gaACTCCAACCCTCGTATTGGTGACATTCTCCAGAAGCTGGCACCTTTCATGAAGATGTACGGCGAGTATGTGAAGAACTTCGACCGTGCCATGGATCTGGTCAACACGTGGACACAGCGGCACTCTCAGTTCAAGAGTGTGGTTCAAAACATCCAG AAACAGGACGTGTGTGGGAATCTGACGCTGCAGCACCACATGCTGGAGCCGGTGCAGCGGATCCCACGCTACGAGCTGCTGCTCAAGGACTACCTGAAGAAGCTGCCTGAGGATGCACTGGACAGGAAAGATGCGGAGA AAGCACTAGAGCTCATCTCTACTGCAGCCAATCATTCCAACGCTGCCATCAGGAAAATG GAGAAGATGCACAAGCTGTTGGAGGTGTACGAGAgactgggaggagaggaggacatCGTGAATCCAGCCAACGAGCTCATCAAAGAGGGTCACATCAAGAAGATGTCAGCCAAGAACGGCACTGCCCAGGACAGATATCTGTACCTG TTCAACAACATGGTGCTGTACTGTGTTCCGAAGTTAAGGCTGATGGGACAGAAATTCAGTGTGCGGGAGAGGATCGACATCGCAGGCATGGAG GTGCAAGAGAAAGTGAAGCACAACCTGCCTCATACATTCGTTATTAATGGGAAACAGAGGTCTCTGGAATTACAAGCCAG GAccgaggaggaaaaaaaggattggATTCAG GTGATTTTGGCCACCATCGAGAGGCACAAGCAGAATAGCGAGACATTCAACAAAGCCTTCAACAGCTCTTTCTCACGTGAGGAGGACCAGCCCGACTCTCCG GGGCCCTGGAACAATACGTCCATAGATTCAGACGGAGGGGGTCTGCATGAGCGG AAGAGCTCcaggaagaaggagaaggagaagcagaCGTGTAAAGGCTGCAACGAGAGTTTCCACTCCATCACCAAGCGCCGGCATCACTGCAAAGCTTGCGGAGCG GCAATCTGTGGGAAATGCTCAGAGACGAAGATCTCGGAGAACAAGGCCAGCCGTGTGTGCCGGGAGTGCTTCAACGGAATGGGGAGCCAGGGGCCGGAGGGGCCGGGAGCCGCGGGGGAGCAGAGGAAGAAGGCCGGGGTGGAG AAGCAGAACTCCCTGGGGACAGAAAACTGCCTTTTCTGCAGCCATCTCCAGGTCCAGGAGAAGGGGAAGAGTTGGACCAAAGCTTGGGCTGCCGTCACCAAGACTGAGCCACTGGTACTGTACCTGCAGATGAGCGGTCAG GAGAGTCGTGGGGCCCGGGCCTTCCCCCTGGTTGGGTATGAGGTGAGCGTCCCGGCGGATAAGCAGGAGATGAAGCACGTCTTCAGGCTCAGCCAGTCCCAGCACACGCTCCTGCTCAGTGCCCAGGACTCCGAGCTCCAGACCAAGTGGGTGGAGCTCCTCACTCGAGCGGCCAAGGGGGAAGCCCCCGCAGAGATACCCGTCAGCCAAGCTGAACTCAGAAAGAGCCAATAG
- the fgd gene encoding faciogenital dysplasia isoform X2 gives MQGVSTTELPPSAVQSKCGPAHSPLLGRGALPPPRPCHSRPAGRHCPDPATASRRQKPQVPPKPPHLLGAGQDKRHKWIPPAPSRPLPATPPPKPNKTPTPPGREVEREAVKSVCLLIEKFENSRVPILGVHRRTQLHLSLSMDTPPDSTEPPELRPGTRDSGDAASAEKLALGVPDRMGDVTDLSGFGALRIDGVSTAGDGGRDEDTASRNADANGTEGSCELSDNQASEQNGNGKIPNRDSGIDSPSCNVEGEVFPNEDAIDEEDLNESVTETETEMESEAKGCVAMDNKRDSTQDEDSDMDEGSSGEQESADVPKSEQVAEASKCTESQKLLNIARELLQTEEAYVKRLHLLDQVFCTKLTEAGIPHDVITGIFSNIASIYCFHCQFLLPDLKKRITEEWNSNPRIGDILQKLAPFMKMYGEYVKNFDRAMDLVNTWTQRHSQFKSVVQNIQKQDVCGNLTLQHHMLEPVQRIPRYELLLKDYLKKLPEDALDRKDAEKALELISTAANHSNAAIRKMEKMHKLLEVYERLGGEEDIVNPANELIKEGHIKKMSAKNGTAQDRYLYLFNNMVLYCVPKLRLMGQKFSVRERIDIAGMEVQEKVKHNLPHTFVINGKQRSLELQARTEEEKKDWIQVILATIERHKQNSETFNKAFNSSFSREEDQPDSPKSSRKKEKEKQTCKGCNESFHSITKRRHHCKACGAAICGKCSETKISENKASRVCRECFNGMGSQGPEGPGAAGEQRKKAGVEKQNSLGTENCLFCSHLQVQEKGKSWTKAWAAVTKTEPLVLYLQMSGQESRGARAFPLVGYEVSVPADKQEMKHVFRLSQSQHTLLLSAQDSELQTKWVELLTRAAKGEAPAEIPVSQAELRKSQ, from the exons AGCTCCCCCCGTCTGCGGTTCAGAGTAAGTGTGGACCTGCCCACTCCCCGCTGCTCGGAAGGGGCGCTCTCCCACCCCCCAGACCATGTCACAGCCGTCCAGCCGGGAGGCACTGCCCCGACCCTGCCACCGCATCGAGGAGGCAAAAACCCCAAG TACCCCCTAAACCCCCGCACCTGCTCGGAGCGGGACAGGACAAGAGACACAAGTGGATTCCGCCTGCCCCCTCACGACCACTGCCTGCCACCCCACCGCCCAAACCCAAcaagacccccacccccccagggagggaggtggagagggaggctgtCAAAAGTGTCTGCCTGCTCATCGAGAAGTTTGAAAACTCCAG AGTGCCGATTCTCGGTGTTCACCGGAGAACTCAGCTGCATCTGTCCCTGAGCATGGACACCCCGCCGGACTCCACGGAGCCGCCGGAGCTGCGGCCGGGGACGAGGGACTCCGGCGACGCCGCCTCGGCTGAAAAACTTGCACTCGGCGTCCCCGACAGGATGGGGGACGTCACGGACCTCTCCGGTTTCGGCGCGCTGCGGATCGACGGCGTGAGCACCGCGGGCGACGGCGGGCGGGACGAGGACACTGCCAGCCGCAACGCCGACGCCAACGGCACCGAGGGCTCCTGTGAGCTCAGCGACAATCAGGCCTCGGAGCAGAATGGGAACGGCAAAATCCCCAACAGGGACAGCGGGATCGACAGCCCGTCCTGCAACGTGGAGGGCGAGGTGTTCCCCAACGAGGACGCCATCGACGAGGAGGACCTGAACGAGAGCGTGACGGAGACCGAGACGGAGATGGAGAGCGAAGCCAAGGGCTGCGTAGCCATGGACAACAAGAGGGACTCCACACAGGATGAGGACAGTGACATGGATGAGGGTAGCAGCGGGGAGCAGGAAAGCGCAGACGTGCCAAAGAGCGAGCAGGTGGCGGAAGCGTCCAAG tGCACAGAGTCTCAGAAACTCCTCAATATTGCCAGAGAGCTCCTGCAAACAGAGGAGGCCTACGTCAAGAGGCTTCACCTCCTGGACCAG GTATTTTGCACTAAATTAACAGAAGCTGGAATTCCGCACGACGTGATCACTGGAATCTTCTCCAACATAGCCTCCATCTACTGCTTCCACTGCCAGTTCCTCCTGCCGGACCTGAAGAAGCGGATCACCGAAGAGTG gaACTCCAACCCTCGTATTGGTGACATTCTCCAGAAGCTGGCACCTTTCATGAAGATGTACGGCGAGTATGTGAAGAACTTCGACCGTGCCATGGATCTGGTCAACACGTGGACACAGCGGCACTCTCAGTTCAAGAGTGTGGTTCAAAACATCCAG AAACAGGACGTGTGTGGGAATCTGACGCTGCAGCACCACATGCTGGAGCCGGTGCAGCGGATCCCACGCTACGAGCTGCTGCTCAAGGACTACCTGAAGAAGCTGCCTGAGGATGCACTGGACAGGAAAGATGCGGAGA AAGCACTAGAGCTCATCTCTACTGCAGCCAATCATTCCAACGCTGCCATCAGGAAAATG GAGAAGATGCACAAGCTGTTGGAGGTGTACGAGAgactgggaggagaggaggacatCGTGAATCCAGCCAACGAGCTCATCAAAGAGGGTCACATCAAGAAGATGTCAGCCAAGAACGGCACTGCCCAGGACAGATATCTGTACCTG TTCAACAACATGGTGCTGTACTGTGTTCCGAAGTTAAGGCTGATGGGACAGAAATTCAGTGTGCGGGAGAGGATCGACATCGCAGGCATGGAG GTGCAAGAGAAAGTGAAGCACAACCTGCCTCATACATTCGTTATTAATGGGAAACAGAGGTCTCTGGAATTACAAGCCAG GAccgaggaggaaaaaaaggattggATTCAG GTGATTTTGGCCACCATCGAGAGGCACAAGCAGAATAGCGAGACATTCAACAAAGCCTTCAACAGCTCTTTCTCACGTGAGGAGGACCAGCCCGACTCTCCG AAGAGCTCcaggaagaaggagaaggagaagcagaCGTGTAAAGGCTGCAACGAGAGTTTCCACTCCATCACCAAGCGCCGGCATCACTGCAAAGCTTGCGGAGCG GCAATCTGTGGGAAATGCTCAGAGACGAAGATCTCGGAGAACAAGGCCAGCCGTGTGTGCCGGGAGTGCTTCAACGGAATGGGGAGCCAGGGGCCGGAGGGGCCGGGAGCCGCGGGGGAGCAGAGGAAGAAGGCCGGGGTGGAG AAGCAGAACTCCCTGGGGACAGAAAACTGCCTTTTCTGCAGCCATCTCCAGGTCCAGGAGAAGGGGAAGAGTTGGACCAAAGCTTGGGCTGCCGTCACCAAGACTGAGCCACTGGTACTGTACCTGCAGATGAGCGGTCAG GAGAGTCGTGGGGCCCGGGCCTTCCCCCTGGTTGGGTATGAGGTGAGCGTCCCGGCGGATAAGCAGGAGATGAAGCACGTCTTCAGGCTCAGCCAGTCCCAGCACACGCTCCTGCTCAGTGCCCAGGACTCCGAGCTCCAGACCAAGTGGGTGGAGCTCCTCACTCGAGCGGCCAAGGGGGAAGCCCCCGCAGAGATACCCGTCAGCCAAGCTGAACTCAGAAAGAGCCAATAG